The Sandaracinus amylolyticus genomic interval GACGCCCATGTGCGAGTGCGTGTCGATGATCCCGGGCGTCACGAAGCGTCCGGAGACGTCGATCACCTCGGCGCCTTCGGGGATCGTGATCTCGCTGCGCGGACCGACGGCGCGGACGAGCCCGTCCTCCATGACGACGACGCCGTCTTCGATGGTGCGGCCGGTCGCGGTGAGCACGGTGCCTCCCGCGAGCACGACGAGCGGGGACTCGATCGTGGGCACCGAGGGACGCTGCGCCTGCCACGGGAGGAGCGGCGGCGCGGGGCTCGGCTCGGGCGCCGATGGACGCGCGGCGCGGAGGCCGGCGCCGCCACACGCGCCGAGCGCGAGGAGGACGAAGATCGCGGAGAGACGTGTCGCACGCATGAGGGCGCGCGGACTATCTCACGATCGCGACGTGCCGGGTGGCGAGCCGCGGGACGCGGGCGCGTCACGTCGATCCGTTCCGCAGGATCGCGAGCGTGCCGTCGAGGCGCTCGAAGCGGAACGACCACTTCCCGATCCGCAGGCGCGTGCCGTACGGGAGGGACGTGTCCTCGCCGTCGATCGCGCGCGTGCCGAGCGCGGTGCCGTTCGTCGAGCCGGCGTCGGCGATCGTCCACGCGTCGTCGCTCTGCCGCCGAATGCGCGCGTGGAGCTTCGAGATGCTCGCGTCGTCGACGAACACGTCGCTGGTGCTCGCGCGGCCCACGAGGATCGTGTCGGCGAACGTCGAGCGCAGCTTGCGGACCGGGAACACGAACGCGCGTGAGAGCTCGAGGCCGAGGCGCGCGCCGAGCTCGGGGCGCAGGATCGCGCGCGTCTGGAACGACCACTCGTCGTCCTCGTCCACGCGCGTGGGTGGAGCGCCGATCAGCTGTGCAGGGCCGAGGAGCTCGACGAGCTTCGCGTACTCGTGGTTGCGCGCGAGGTCGATCGCACCGACGAACGCGATCCCCGAGCCGAGCTTCTGCACGGCTCGTCAGGTGAGCACCGTGGCGTCGCGCGTCAGGCTCCGCCTTCGAGGGCGCGGGCCTTGCGCCGCGCGCGCTCGAGCACCGGGATCATGGAGCGTTGCGCGTCGAGCGGCTCGATCAGCGTGAGCTCGTCGTGCTCGTGGCGGTCACGCGCCGCGGACAAGAAGAGCTCGAGCGCGCGCTCGGGGCCCACCAGCTCGAGGCTGCGTCCGGGCAGCGCGATCACCGCGGTGCGCGCGCGCATCTTCTCGAGCGTGTCGAGCACGTCGTCGACCGACGCGACGAACGCGGTCTCGTCGAACGCCGCGCGCGGCCCGAGGCCGAACAGGAAGAGCTTCTCGAACGCGAGGCGCGGGCGCGCCGGGATGAGCACGCGCTCGCCGAGCGCGCCGCGCATGCGACCGCGCACCAGCAAGCGCGAGAGTCGTCCGCAGAGGCGCCAGTCGACGAGCCCCGCGGCGCCGCGCAGGGGGCGCTCGTCCTGGA includes:
- a CDS encoding FHA domain-containing protein, which codes for MQKLGSGIAFVGAIDLARNHEYAKLVELLGPAQLIGAPPTRVDEDDEWSFQTRAILRPELGARLGLELSRAFVFPVRKLRSTFADTILVGRASTSDVFVDDASISKLHARIRRQSDDAWTIADAGSTNGTALGTRAIDGEDTSLPYGTRLRIGKWSFRFERLDGTLAILRNGST
- a CDS encoding M17 family peptidase N-terminal domain-containing protein, which codes for MELRFVAPDLRALDGLRSEALALPFFQDERPLRGAAGLVDWRLCGRLSRLLVRGRMRGALGERVLIPARPRLAFEKLFLFGLGPRAAFDETAFVASVDDVLDTLEKMRARTAVIALPGRSLELVGPERALELFLSAARDRHEHDELTLIEPLDAQRSMIPVLERARRKARALEGGA